The Candidatus Microthrix parvicella Bio17-1 genome has a window encoding:
- the nuoL gene encoding NADH-quinone oxidoreductase subunit L, giving the protein MELAELIWLIPAFPLLGVLLLLAFGPKLGEPRSGWLATVMMAGSFGATVLVFVGLFGMDEADRSVTVNLFRWIPAGSFSVDVGFLADPLSITMCLFVTGVATLIHLYSIGYMHGDPKFSKFFLYLNLFAFSMLMLVTGSNLLITFLGWEGVGACSYFLVSFWHRSEVNAAAGKKAFVTNRVGDVGFMLGTFLVFTTIGSLNYLDISAAASGIAGTTAVAIGLLFFLGAAGKSAQLPLLVWLPDAMAGPTPVSALIHAATMVTSGVYLLVRLNPVLVNAALANEVIAWVGALTALWAATVALAQNDIKKVLAYSTISQLGYTFLAVGTGAYGAAIFHVVTHAFFKGLLFLGAGSVIHSLNGDQDMRRMGGLRKYLPITSTTFIIGWLAIAGVPPFSGFWSKDDILAGAWEFDAGGKALWAIGLLTALLTAFYMTRQVILVFFGPERFRPETVEATVAVAATVGAADAGAAEGAQTTASGVSPTIPASVGASLGADAEWGLVPITEPRAEGIGLGPDEDPHESPPLMLIPLVVLAGLAVVGGLLSLPFTENTRYLERWLEPALAHGHEAPGVPTLIALAGGAIITALLGIAGGFGVYLLRKADPRRLELGFFRSAWHYDEGLSSFVAGPGRRFFDGLAEFDRQIIDGAVNGLGRLSLRNGRLLGLLQTGQLRRYVLGMSVGAVAVLLYFVTRMSL; this is encoded by the coding sequence ATGGAACTTGCCGAGCTGATCTGGCTCATTCCCGCCTTCCCGCTGCTGGGTGTGCTGCTCCTGCTGGCGTTCGGCCCCAAGCTGGGCGAACCACGCTCCGGTTGGCTGGCCACCGTGATGATGGCCGGGTCCTTCGGAGCCACGGTGTTGGTCTTCGTTGGGCTGTTCGGCATGGACGAGGCGGACCGGTCGGTGACCGTCAACCTGTTCCGTTGGATCCCAGCCGGATCCTTCAGCGTCGATGTTGGTTTTCTGGCCGACCCGCTGTCGATCACGATGTGTCTGTTCGTTACCGGGGTCGCCACGCTGATCCACCTGTACTCCATCGGGTACATGCATGGAGACCCGAAGTTCTCCAAGTTCTTCCTCTACCTCAACCTGTTCGCCTTCTCGATGCTGATGCTGGTCACCGGGTCCAACCTGTTGATCACCTTCCTCGGCTGGGAGGGTGTGGGTGCGTGCTCGTACTTCCTCGTGTCGTTCTGGCACCGCAGTGAGGTCAACGCTGCGGCCGGTAAGAAGGCGTTCGTGACCAACCGGGTGGGCGACGTTGGCTTCATGCTGGGCACGTTCCTGGTGTTCACCACCATCGGATCGTTGAACTACCTCGATATCTCGGCAGCGGCGTCCGGTATTGCCGGTACGACGGCGGTGGCGATCGGCCTCCTGTTTTTTCTCGGCGCCGCCGGCAAGTCGGCCCAGTTGCCGCTGCTGGTGTGGCTTCCCGACGCGATGGCAGGCCCCACTCCGGTGTCCGCGCTGATCCACGCCGCCACCATGGTCACCTCCGGCGTGTACCTGCTGGTGCGGCTCAACCCGGTGTTGGTCAATGCCGCCCTGGCCAACGAGGTCATTGCCTGGGTCGGCGCCCTGACCGCCCTCTGGGCCGCCACCGTGGCCCTGGCGCAGAACGACATCAAAAAAGTGCTGGCGTACTCCACCATCTCTCAGCTGGGTTACACCTTCTTGGCCGTGGGCACTGGCGCCTACGGCGCAGCGATCTTCCACGTGGTCACCCACGCGTTCTTCAAGGGCCTGCTCTTCCTGGGCGCCGGCTCGGTGATCCACTCGCTCAACGGTGACCAGGACATGCGTCGCATGGGTGGGTTGCGTAAGTACCTGCCGATCACGTCGACCACCTTCATCATCGGTTGGCTCGCGATCGCAGGCGTACCGCCGTTCTCCGGTTTCTGGAGTAAGGACGACATCCTCGCCGGCGCATGGGAGTTTGACGCAGGGGGTAAGGCGCTCTGGGCCATTGGCCTGCTGACCGCACTGCTCACCGCGTTCTACATGACCCGTCAGGTGATCCTGGTGTTCTTCGGCCCCGAGCGCTTCCGCCCGGAAACCGTCGAGGCAACCGTTGCCGTCGCCGCCACGGTGGGCGCCGCCGATGCGGGCGCCGCCGAAGGCGCCCAGACCACAGCGTCAGGCGTTTCTCCGACCATCCCGGCCTCTGTTGGGGCTTCGCTCGGAGCTGATGCCGAGTGGGGCCTGGTGCCAATCACCGAGCCGCGCGCCGAAGGCATCGGCCTCGGCCCAGACGAGGATCCACATGAATCGCCGCCACTGATGCTGATACCCCTGGTGGTGTTGGCAGGCCTTGCGGTCGTCGGAGGGTTACTCAGCCTTCCGTTCACCGAGAACACCCGCTACCTCGAGCGTTGGCTTGAGCCGGCGCTGGCCCACGGCCATGAGGCGCCGGGTGTCCCAACGCTGATCGCTCTCGCCGGCGGTGCCATCATCACGGCGTTGCTCGGCATCGCCGGAGGCTTTGGGGTGTACCTGCTCCGTAAGGCCGACCCGCGTCGGCTCGAGTTGGGGTTCTTCCGCTCTGCCTGGCACTACGACGAGGGCCTGTCTTCGTTTGTCGCCGGACCGGGTCGTCGATTCTTCGATGGCCTGGCGGAGTTCGACCGGCAGATCATCGATGGCGCCGTCAACGGTCTTGGCCGTCTATCACTGCGTAACGGACGGTTGCTTGGCCTGCTGCAGACCGGCCAGTTGCGCCGATACGTGCTGGGTATGTCGGTTGGTGCCGTTGCCGTATTGCTGTACTTCGTGACGAGGATGTCGCTCTGA
- a CDS encoding NADH-quinone oxidoreductase subunit N gives MIATVLQGLPGAATSATQAGAPAVTPNVTWGYLAPILIMFGGALLLLLLGALMPNGVPRHVASFGTVVVGLASMASGVPLWLRIIDPTRGPTSAVAGAVGVDGFSVFAYWVIAAAVVLVALLFHGYLAREGLEGVEPYALMMFSAAGAMVMASANDLVVLFIGLEILSLAAYTLAAMHRRRIGSLEAGLKYFILGAAASAFLLYGIALLYGATGTTSLGAMRTYLDGQGLVSDNLLLGGIAMVIIGLGFKVAAVPFHWWAPDVYQGSPTPVTAFMASAIKAGAFAGLLRLLVVALPAYRGDWRPVIEVLALLSLFGGAFGAIVQTDVKRMLAYSSINHAGFILVAVDAASAQGISAALFYLAVYSLMTIGAFAVVTVISREGDGHTSLADLRGLPTARPALALALVVFVLAQAGVPFTGGFFAKFGVITAAVDAGHWWMGVAAMVSAVVSAFLYLRIVGAMYWPSDEAEDGATPAVTRAQLPFPRTAGIALGLCLVGVLIIGIFPGLITNLTRQATVILG, from the coding sequence ATGATTGCCACCGTGCTACAAGGGCTACCCGGTGCAGCAACATCGGCCACCCAGGCCGGAGCGCCTGCGGTGACGCCCAACGTCACCTGGGGATATCTGGCACCGATCCTGATCATGTTTGGCGGCGCCCTGCTGCTGCTGCTCCTCGGTGCGCTGATGCCCAACGGGGTACCTCGCCACGTGGCGTCCTTTGGCACCGTCGTCGTGGGCCTTGCGTCGATGGCATCCGGTGTGCCGCTCTGGCTGCGCATCATCGACCCCACCCGTGGCCCCACCTCGGCGGTCGCCGGGGCGGTGGGCGTCGACGGATTCTCGGTGTTTGCCTACTGGGTGATCGCTGCCGCAGTGGTGCTGGTGGCCTTGCTGTTCCACGGTTATCTGGCTCGAGAGGGCCTCGAAGGCGTCGAGCCCTATGCGCTCATGATGTTCTCGGCGGCGGGCGCCATGGTGATGGCATCGGCCAATGACCTGGTGGTTTTGTTCATCGGTCTGGAAATCCTGTCGCTTGCCGCGTACACGCTCGCCGCCATGCATCGCCGCCGCATCGGCTCGCTCGAGGCGGGTCTGAAGTACTTCATCCTTGGTGCCGCCGCATCGGCCTTTCTGTTGTACGGCATCGCACTGCTCTACGGCGCCACCGGTACCACCAGCCTCGGTGCTATGCGCACCTACCTCGACGGTCAGGGGCTGGTCTCCGACAACCTGTTGTTGGGTGGTATTGCCATGGTGATCATCGGGCTCGGTTTCAAGGTGGCGGCGGTGCCGTTCCACTGGTGGGCGCCCGACGTGTACCAGGGAAGCCCCACCCCGGTGACCGCCTTCATGGCCTCGGCCATCAAGGCGGGTGCGTTTGCAGGGCTGTTGCGGCTTCTGGTGGTGGCGCTTCCGGCTTACCGGGGCGACTGGCGTCCGGTGATTGAGGTGTTGGCGCTGCTGTCGCTCTTTGGTGGTGCGTTTGGCGCAATCGTGCAGACCGATGTCAAGCGCATGCTGGCGTACTCGTCGATCAACCACGCCGGGTTCATCCTGGTCGCCGTCGACGCGGCCTCCGCCCAGGGCATTTCGGCGGCGTTGTTCTACCTGGCCGTGTACTCCCTGATGACCATCGGCGCCTTCGCCGTCGTCACGGTTATCAGCCGTGAGGGCGACGGACACACCTCGCTGGCCGACCTTCGGGGACTTCCGACGGCTCGACCTGCGTTGGCGTTGGCCTTGGTGGTGTTCGTCCTTGCGCAGGCAGGCGTCCCCTTCACCGGCGGCTTCTTCGCCAAGTTTGGTGTGATCACTGCGGCAGTCGATGCCGGTCATTGGTGGATGGGGGTGGCCGCCATGGTTTCCGCCGTCGTTTCGGCGTTCCTCTACCTGCGCATAGTCGGTGCCATGTATTGGCCCTCCGATGAGGCAGAGGACGGCGCGACCCCAGCGGTCACCCGGGCACAGTTGCCGTTTCCCCGCACCGCCGGCATCGCGCTTGGTCTCTGCCTGGTGGGCGTGTTGATCATCGGCATCTTCCCGGGTTTGATCACCAACCTCACCCGCCAGGCAACCGTCATCCTCGGCTGA
- a CDS encoding complex I subunit 4 family protein, whose product MAPMFATSTVLASGTAALPALLPALVLVPLLTAVIVMLLPSKDESTPRQVALMGAMVTAALSIYLLTQFQRGEAGYQFEVQATWVADWGMSWHLGVDGISLFMVVLTAVLYPMSILGARAGHAPKAYYAWMSLLMAASIGAFVSLDLLLFFLCFEMVLVPMYFLIGRWGHGNATYSANKFFLYTMFGSAFMLVGLLSLVFLNSQATGRMTFDLVELTASQAISTDAARWIFASFAIAFAVKVPMFPVHTWLPDAHTDAPVAGSVILAGVLLKLGAYGLIRFGLELFPEAAHWATPVIMTLAVIGIIYGAIVAAMQTDLKRLVAYSSVAHMGFIVLGVFSLTVIGVNGGVLQMLNHGISTPALFLLVGYIYERRHTRDMNELGGLQVKAPVLAGFFMIVMLSSVGLPGLNGFVGEYLSMLGAWQTHRWWAVVAVFGVILAALYLLWGYQRVFHGEPVGDNDTMTDLKLGERGLMAAFVAVIVFLGVYPQPVLDRISPSVERVVVQVERHADYRAPKPPEAPQVADAPQHSGQAGEGEG is encoded by the coding sequence ATGGCCCCGATGTTTGCCACCTCGACCGTACTCGCCTCGGGTACCGCTGCTCTGCCGGCGCTACTGCCGGCGTTGGTGCTGGTGCCCCTGCTGACCGCAGTGATCGTCATGCTGCTGCCGTCCAAGGACGAATCCACGCCCCGCCAGGTGGCGCTGATGGGTGCGATGGTCACCGCCGCCCTGTCGATCTACCTGCTCACCCAGTTCCAGCGGGGCGAGGCGGGCTACCAGTTTGAGGTGCAGGCCACCTGGGTCGCCGACTGGGGTATGTCATGGCATTTGGGTGTGGACGGCATTTCGCTGTTCATGGTGGTGCTCACCGCGGTGCTGTACCCAATGAGCATCCTGGGGGCCCGCGCAGGTCACGCACCCAAGGCGTACTACGCCTGGATGTCGCTCTTGATGGCAGCTTCAATCGGCGCTTTCGTCTCGCTCGACCTGCTGTTGTTCTTCCTCTGCTTCGAGATGGTGCTCGTGCCGATGTACTTCCTCATCGGACGATGGGGCCACGGCAACGCCACCTACTCGGCCAACAAGTTTTTCCTCTACACCATGTTTGGCTCGGCCTTCATGCTGGTTGGCCTTCTGTCGCTGGTGTTCCTCAATTCCCAGGCCACCGGTCGTATGACCTTCGACCTGGTCGAACTCACCGCCAGCCAGGCCATCTCCACCGATGCAGCCCGGTGGATCTTTGCCAGCTTCGCCATTGCATTTGCGGTGAAGGTGCCCATGTTCCCGGTGCACACCTGGCTACCCGATGCGCACACCGATGCGCCCGTCGCCGGGTCGGTCATCCTGGCGGGTGTGCTCTTGAAGTTGGGCGCCTACGGCCTGATTCGCTTTGGTCTGGAACTGTTCCCCGAGGCCGCCCACTGGGCAACCCCGGTGATCATGACGCTGGCGGTCATCGGCATCATCTACGGCGCGATCGTGGCTGCCATGCAGACCGACTTGAAACGTCTCGTGGCGTATTCGTCGGTGGCCCACATGGGCTTCATCGTCCTCGGTGTGTTCTCACTCACGGTCATTGGGGTCAACGGCGGCGTGCTGCAGATGTTGAACCATGGCATCTCCACGCCCGCGCTGTTCCTCCTCGTCGGCTACATCTACGAGCGCCGCCACACGCGCGATATGAACGAGCTCGGTGGCCTGCAGGTCAAGGCGCCGGTCCTGGCCGGGTTCTTTATGATCGTGATGCTGAGCTCGGTTGGGCTTCCCGGCCTGAACGGATTCGTCGGCGAGTACCTGTCGATGCTCGGCGCATGGCAGACCCATCGATGGTGGGCCGTGGTGGCGGTGTTTGGCGTCATCCTCGCCGCCCTCTACCTCCTCTGGGGCTACCAGCGCGTGTTCCACGGTGAACCGGTTGGAGACAACGACACCATGACCGACCTGAAGCTGGGTGAGCGGGGCCTGATGGCCGCCTTCGTCGCCGTGATCGTATTTCTGGGTGTGTACCCCCAACCAGTGCTGGATCGCATCAGTCCATCGGTGGAGCGGGTGGTGGTGCAGGTGGAGCGGCACGCCGACTACCGCGCGCCGAAGCCACCTGAGGCGCCTCAGGTCGCCGACGCACCACAGCACTCCGGCCAGGCCGGGGAGGGTGAAGGATGA